The following is a genomic window from Cuculus canorus isolate bCucCan1 chromosome 22, bCucCan1.pri, whole genome shotgun sequence.
ACATTCGCCCGGCTACCGGCTGTGTTTAGACACTGCCAGCGCATCCCTGCTGGGAGGGCACTGCTGGCAGGTGGCCAGCTGGCTGGTTGATGCCACTAAGTGACTAACCAGAGTCACCTTGGCTGGTAAGGTGGTAGCATCCCACAGGTGACCCTGCAACCGGCACTGCCATCAAGCCAGGACCCTTCTCGTGATGGTCAGTACTCTGCTGCACTGGGGCCGGTGTGCAGCGGCCCTGGAAGCCCTTGGCAAAGGTCTGCGTGCGTCCTTCAGGATGAAGAGGAACTTCAGCTCCAGAGGGGTGCCTGTGCCTCTGCCAGCCGTGTGGTCAGGGAGAAAGGCTTGGTCAGTGATGCTGGGGGACAGGAAGGCACGCGGCAGTGATGCTCTCCAGAGAGCTGATCTTACGTAGTTTGCAGCGTAAGAGGCAAACGGAGCAAATACATTGCAAGCAAACGCAGTTAAAATTAGTGCTTCTCACAAAAGCGCCACCATTCCCAGCATCCATGGCCTGGGAGCAGAAATGACCTGGCTGAGGTTCCCCGGTGGCCTCAGCCCCAGCCCAAATGAGATGACCCAAACGGGAGTGAGCCAAGTATTCCCAGAGGAATTGTGCCCATACCACACTGAGAGATCCCCAGCCTCATGCACCGGGGACATCGTCCCTTCTTCCCCATCACCTGCGCACCCCTGGCCCTTGTTGTGGCAGACTTGGAAACCAGGACAATGCATGGGATGGCAACAGCTGGACCTTGGCATCCTGTCCAGGAACAGAGTGTGCATGGGGAGCTCCTGGCCCCCAAGAGGGCACTGCCAGCAAACTGGGAGTGCTGGGCAGAGGTTGGAAACCTCCTCAGCTTGCCCAGAGTGTCTGCACCAAGGGGAGAGCACCCAATCCCAAAGCCCCAGTGCTTCAACACTGGTACCCGGGGTGCTGGGGGCAGCGGGTCCCCTCCAAGCTGCACCTGCAGCGATCGGGGTTGGGAGCGTGTGGAGAGCGGGACAACCATGAGAGACCCATCCACCGCTGTGCCGAGCCGGGAGGGAGCGGGGAGAGAGCCGGAAAGGATGCAGGGGCGAGTCGGGAGGGAAGCAAAGAAGAGCAACCCGGGAGGGAGcgagaagctgcagagagaacGAGGAACGAGCCCGGAGGGAACGAGGAGCGATGCCGCGGGAGGGAAGCAGGAGAGAGCCGGGAGGGATGCAGGAACGATGCTGCGGGATGCAGGAGAGAgccaggagggatgcaggaaTGATGCTGCTGGAGGGAGCCGGGAACGAGGAGCGATGCTGAGGGAGGGAGCCAGGAGTGAGCCGGGTGGGATGCAGGAGTGAGCCGGGAGGAAAGCAGATATGCAGGAGTGAGCCAGAAGGGATGCCGGAGCGAGCTGGGAGAGATGCAGGAGCGAGCCAGGAGGGAGCCGGGAATGAAGAGCGATGCTGCCGGGGGGAGCCAGGAGCGAGCCGGGAGCGAGCcgggagggatgcaggagcgAGCCGGGAGCGAGCcgggagggatgcaggagcgAGCcgggagggatgcaggagcgAGCcgggagggatgcaggagcgAGCCGGGAGGGATGCGGGAGCGATGCTGCGGGAGGGAGCCGGGAGGGAGCCGGGAGGGCGGCGGGAGCGAGCCGGGGGCGCTGCCGCGGGCGGGAGGCGGTGTTGCCGCGGtgccgcccgccccgccggggTTGGCGCTCCAATGGGCGGCGGGGGCCGTGCCGGGCTCCCGCTCCTCCCAGCGCCGCTataagagcagcagcagcggaGCCGCATCCCGGGAGCGCAGCCGCGGCGGCAGCAGCAACAGCGACAGCAGCAGCGGAGCCGAACCCGGAGCGCCCCTCGGAGCGGGACGCGAGCCGGAGGCGCTCCCGGAGccccccccggagcccccccCGGAGCCCCCGAGCCATGGCCGAGCACATGCTGATGCCCGTGGGCGGCGGGCTGCAGGGCTACCGGCTGGGGGTGGGCGCGCTGCAGGGCGCCCCGCAGCACGGGCAGCACGTGCTGAGGACGCTGCCCACCCCGGGGCAGATGATGCCCTACGGAGGGGCCTCCATGGACGGGGGGATGCGGCCGCGACCCAACCTGGGCGGACAGATGGGTCACCACCAGCTGCAGAGCGCGATGATGTTCGGCGCCCCGAGCCCGCAGCAGCAGTACCTGGCGCCCGTGGGCACCCAGCAGCTGATGGCCAGCATGCACCTACAGAAACTCAACACCCAGTACCAAGGTCACCCCCTGGGGATGAGCGGCGCGCCCGTGGGCGCCGGCGGGCAGCAGTACCGAGTGGGGCCGAACCAGCACCCCGGCATGCAGCACATGCCCTCGCCGGCGCTGACCTTGAACGTTATGGACACTGATCTCATAGATGAGGAGGTCTTGACGTCCCTTGTCCTGGAACTGGGGTTGGACCGGATTCAGGAGCTGCCAGAGCTATTCTTGGGACAGAACGAGTTTGACTTCATTTCAGACTTTGTTAGCAAACAGCAACCCAGTGCCATCAGCTGCTGAGGGGCTTTGAGCTCCTCCTTGTGTCTTGGTGGTATTGAGTTTGTTTCTAACTTCCTTCTCCACCTGCcaccctcctcccttcccctgcctTGCCCTGTCCTGGATTCCTGACCTCCTCAAAGAGACAATCATCGGACACCGGCTTGCAATggattgcttttctcttctgtgtggTTTTTCACTTGGGAGTTCCTGGGAACGGGACGCGTACCCCAAACGCGGAGCAGATCGAGAGCTCTTGCCGTAGAGCTGCCTCTAAATGGCATTAACAGGATTTCTGGCTTAAGTAGAAATAATGGACTTAATGACTTTCCACAACCAGGCTTCGAGCGCAGGAAGTGATGGGCAGCTGGCAGCCCTGCCGGTAGCTGGATTTGCTCGAGGATTCCGTGGTGCCAGCGAAGTTAAAGGATCCCCTGAGAAAGGATTGTCTCCCGGGTGCATGGTTTGAACCAGTTTCCCCTTGCAAACATGGGTGGGGTTGGCTGTTTGGTGGGACCTCTTTGCTGTGACAGCCCCGTCTGCGCAGCTCGGAACGGGGGCACTACCCCTCcagtaggcttttttttttggaactgGCTGAGCAAAATAAAGTGCGCCTTGGGGAAGGGTGTGCATATGTGCCTAAATGTTCATCTCTGGGGAACTTTGCCTCTCTGACCTGTGCAGCGATCGACTGTAAAATGTCCAGAGCGAGGCTGATTCAGGCAGAAGGCTTAAAGCTGCAGTCTAGCTCCACTTTTTTCCACCTCTGAAACCAAATAAAGACCATGTAACTGTATATTCCAGATctaatcttatttattttcctatgattatttatttgtaagGGCTTCTTTTGTTATTTGGCTTTGGGACTGCTGGGAAGGATGCGTGGAGAGTACTGCAGCTTTAAGATGCTGGCTTTAAAGAACGCCAAGCCTGGGATAGTTTTCAAGGTTCTCTGCAGATAAAGTCACTTCAGCCCTACATCTTTGTGCTGAGCGCATGGGAGTGTAAATCCAACACCTTTCTGGATGTGATAAAGATGACTCGATTTCTAATTCCCTCACTCAGAAAAGGTTAAATGTAAAAGCCggtggggttttgtttcctcCGCTGTCTCTTGTTTCCAGGTACTGTGAAGGCTCCTGTAACTCCTGGTTGCTGCTgccccctgc
Proteins encoded in this region:
- the CITED4 gene encoding cbp/p300-interacting transactivator 4, with translation MAEHMLMPVGGGLQGYRLGVGALQGAPQHGQHVLRTLPTPGQMMPYGGASMDGGMRPRPNLGGQMGHHQLQSAMMFGAPSPQQQYLAPVGTQQLMASMHLQKLNTQYQGHPLGMSGAPVGAGGQQYRVGPNQHPGMQHMPSPALTLNVMDTDLIDEEVLTSLVLELGLDRIQELPELFLGQNEFDFISDFVSKQQPSAISC